Proteins found in one Streptococcus iniae genomic segment:
- the nrdH gene encoding glutaredoxin-like protein NrdH produces MITIYSKNNCMQCKMTKKFLEQNGAEFQEINMDDHPEKIDYVKSLGFTSAPVIESDKLVFSGFQPTKLKEII; encoded by the coding sequence ATGATTACTATCTATTCTAAAAATAATTGCATGCAATGTAAAATGACTAAAAAATTTCTAGAGCAAAATGGAGCAGAGTTCCAAGAAATTAATATGGATGACCATCCCGAAAAAATTGATTATGTGAAAAGTTTAGGATTCACTTCTGCTCCTGTTATCGAAAGTGATAAACTTGTTTTTTCAGGTTTCCAACCAACAAAATTAAAAGAAATTATTTAA
- a CDS encoding phosphocarrier protein HPr, translating into MASKDFHIVAETGIHARPATLLVQTASKFASDITLDYKGKAVNLKSIMGVMSLGVGQGADVTISAEGADADDAIAAIEETMTKEGLA; encoded by the coding sequence ATGGCTTCAAAAGATTTTCACATTGTTGCAGAAACAGGAATTCACGCACGTCCAGCGACACTTTTAGTACAAACTGCTAGCAAATTTGCTTCAGACATCACTCTTGACTATAAAGGTAAAGCAGTAAACCTTAAATCAATTATGGGTGTAATGAGCCTTGGTGTTGGTCAAGGTGCTGACGTTACAATTTCAGCAGAAGGTGCTGATGCTGATGATGCAATTGCAGCTATCGAAGAAACTATGACAAAAGAAGGATTGGCATAA
- the ptsP gene encoding phosphoenolpyruvate--protein phosphotransferase: MTEMLKGIAASDGVAVAKAYLLVQPDLSFETVTVDDTNAEEARLDVALQASQDELSVIREMAVDSLGEEAASVFDAHLMVLSDPEMISQIKETIRAKQTNAETGLKEVTDMFITIFEGMEDNPYMQERAADIRDVAKRVLAHLLGVKLPNPATINEESIVIAHDLTPSDTAQLNKQFVKAFVTNIGGRTSHSAIMARTLEIAAVLGTNDITKRVQDGDILAVNGITGEVIINPSQEQIVAFKEAGAAYAKQKAEWALLKDAETVTADGKHFELAANIGTPKDVEGVNDNGAEAVGLYRTEFLYMDSQDFPTEDEQYEAYKAVLEGMNGKPVVVRTMDIGGDKELPYFDLPHEMNPFLGYRALRISISETGNAMFRTQLRALLRSSVHGQLRIMFPMVALLTEFRAAKAIFDEEKANLIAEGVAVSDNIQVGIMIEIPAAAMLADQFAKEVDFFSIGTNDLIQYTMAADRMNEQVSYLYQPYNPSILRLINNVIKAAHAEGKWAGMCGEMAGDQQAVPLLVGMGLDEFSMSATSVLRTRSLMKTLDTAKMREYAQRALTECSTAEEVLELSKEYLPSN, encoded by the coding sequence ATGACAGAAATGCTTAAAGGAATTGCAGCCTCTGATGGTGTTGCTGTTGCTAAAGCATATCTACTAGTTCAACCGGATTTGTCATTTGAGACTGTTACAGTCGATGATACAAATGCAGAAGAAGCTCGCCTTGATGTTGCATTACAAGCTTCACAAGACGAGCTTTCTGTTATCCGCGAAATGGCAGTAGATAGCTTAGGCGAAGAGGCGGCGTCAGTATTTGATGCACATTTAATGGTTCTTTCTGATCCAGAAATGATTAGCCAAATTAAAGAAACTATTCGTGCAAAACAAACAAATGCTGAAACTGGTCTTAAAGAAGTGACTGATATGTTCATCACTATCTTTGAAGGAATGGAAGATAACCCATATATGCAAGAACGTGCAGCAGATATTAGAGACGTTGCAAAACGTGTCTTAGCACACCTTCTTGGGGTGAAATTACCAAACCCAGCTACAATCAATGAAGAGTCAATCGTGATTGCTCATGATTTAACACCTTCTGATACAGCGCAATTAAACAAACAATTTGTTAAAGCTTTTGTAACTAACATTGGTGGTCGTACAAGTCACTCAGCAATCATGGCCCGTACTTTAGAAATTGCTGCAGTTCTTGGAACAAACGATATCACAAAACGTGTTCAAGATGGTGATATTCTTGCTGTTAATGGTATTACTGGTGAAGTTATTATTAATCCTAGCCAAGAGCAAATTGTAGCCTTTAAAGAAGCTGGTGCAGCATATGCTAAACAAAAAGCTGAATGGGCATTATTAAAAGATGCTGAAACAGTAACTGCAGATGGTAAACATTTTGAACTTGCTGCCAACATTGGTACTCCAAAAGACGTTGAAGGTGTAAATGATAACGGCGCTGAAGCTGTTGGTCTATACCGTACAGAGTTTCTTTACATGGATTCACAAGATTTCCCGACAGAAGACGAACAGTATGAAGCTTATAAAGCAGTTCTTGAAGGAATGAATGGAAAACCCGTTGTTGTCCGTACTATGGATATCGGTGGAGATAAGGAACTTCCTTACTTCGACCTTCCACATGAAATGAACCCATTTTTAGGCTATCGTGCCTTACGTATCTCAATTTCTGAGACTGGAAATGCTATGTTCCGTACGCAATTACGTGCTTTATTACGTTCTTCAGTTCATGGTCAATTGAGAATTATGTTCCCTATGGTTGCACTTCTTACAGAATTCCGTGCAGCTAAAGCTATTTTTGATGAAGAAAAAGCTAACTTAATTGCTGAGGGTGTTGCTGTTTCGGACAATATCCAAGTTGGTATCATGATTGAAATTCCAGCAGCAGCGATGTTGGCTGATCAATTTGCTAAAGAAGTTGATTTCTTCTCAATTGGAACAAATGACCTTATTCAATACACAATGGCTGCAGACCGTATGAATGAACAGGTTTCTTATTTGTATCAACCATATAACCCATCAATCTTACGTTTGATTAACAATGTTATCAAAGCAGCTCACGCTGAAGGTAAATGGGCAGGTATGTGTGGAGAAATGGCAGGAGATCAACAAGCTGTACCATTATTAGTTGGTATGGGTCTTGATGAATTCTCAATGTCAGCAACATCAGTCTTACGTACACGTAGTTTGATGAAAACTCTTGATACTGCTAAAATGCGTGAATACGCACAACGTGCACTTACAGAGTGTTCAACAGCAGAAGAAGTACTTGAACTTTCAAAAGAGTACCTTCCTTCAAATTAA
- a CDS encoding NADP-dependent glyceraldehyde-3-phosphate dehydrogenase, with the protein MTKQYKNLVNGEWKLSENDITIYAPATGEELGSVPAMTTQEVDFVYASAKNALEEWRQLSYVERAAYLHKAAEILVRDAEKIGAILSKEVAKGYKAAVSEVVRTADIIKYAAEEGIRMEGEVLEGGSFEAASKKKIAIVRHEPVGLVLAISPFNYPINLAGSKIAPALIAGNVVALKPPTQGSISGLLLAEVFAEAGVPAGVFNTITGRGSVIGDYIVEHEAVNFINFTGSTPVGERIGQLAGMRPIMLELGGKDSAIVLDDADIELVAKNIVAGAFGYSGQRCTAVKRVLVMDKVADQLIANVKTLVDKLSIGMPEEDADITPLIDTKAADFVEGLVQDATEKGAKALGEYKREGNLICPLIFDHVTTDMRLAWEEPFGPVLPFIRINSVEEAIKISNDSEYGLQASVFTNNFPRAFAIAEKLEVGTVHINNKTQRGTDNFPFLGAKKSGAGVQGVKYSIDAMTNLKSIVFDIE; encoded by the coding sequence TTGACAAAACAATACAAAAATCTTGTTAACGGTGAGTGGAAACTTTCAGAGAATGATATTACAATTTATGCTCCAGCAACTGGCGAAGAGTTAGGAAGTGTTCCTGCAATGACGACACAAGAGGTTGATTTCGTTTATGCCTCTGCCAAAAATGCTTTGGAGGAATGGCGTCAACTTTCCTATGTTGAACGTGCAGCTTATTTGCATAAAGCAGCTGAAATCCTCGTTCGCGATGCTGAAAAGATTGGTGCCATCCTTTCCAAAGAAGTTGCTAAGGGATATAAAGCAGCTGTAAGTGAAGTGGTCCGTACTGCTGATATTATCAAGTATGCAGCTGAAGAAGGCATTCGTATGGAAGGCGAAGTGCTTGAAGGCGGTAGTTTTGAAGCAGCAAGTAAAAAGAAAATTGCGATTGTACGTCATGAACCGGTTGGTTTAGTGCTTGCAATTTCACCATTTAATTATCCTATCAACTTAGCAGGTTCTAAAATTGCACCTGCCTTAATTGCTGGTAACGTCGTTGCACTTAAACCACCAACACAAGGATCAATCTCAGGGTTATTGTTAGCAGAAGTGTTTGCTGAAGCTGGTGTTCCTGCGGGAGTCTTCAATACTATTACTGGTCGTGGTTCTGTTATTGGGGACTATATTGTTGAGCATGAAGCAGTTAACTTTATTAACTTTACAGGTTCAACTCCAGTTGGTGAACGCATTGGGCAATTGGCAGGTATGCGTCCTATTATGCTTGAACTTGGTGGAAAAGACTCTGCTATTGTTTTAGATGATGCTGATATTGAACTCGTTGCAAAAAATATTGTAGCAGGGGCTTTTGGATATTCAGGCCAACGTTGTACAGCAGTGAAACGTGTTCTTGTTATGGATAAGGTTGCAGATCAACTTATCGCTAATGTAAAAACATTGGTAGATAAACTTTCAATCGGTATGCCTGAGGAAGATGCAGATATTACACCGTTAATTGATACAAAAGCGGCTGATTTTGTTGAAGGTTTGGTACAAGATGCGACTGAAAAAGGTGCGAAAGCTCTTGGTGAGTACAAACGCGAAGGGAATTTGATTTGTCCCTTGATTTTTGATCATGTGACAACAGACATGAGATTAGCTTGGGAAGAGCCATTTGGTCCAGTATTGCCATTTATCAGAATTAACTCAGTTGAAGAAGCCATCAAAATTTCAAATGACTCAGAATATGGTCTTCAGGCTTCGGTATTTACAAATAACTTCCCACGTGCCTTTGCAATTGCAGAGAAACTTGAAGTTGGAACCGTTCATATCAACAATAAAACACAACGTGGAACAGATAATTTCCCATTCTTGGGGGCTAAGAAATCTGGTGCTGGTGTTCAAGGGGTTAAATACTCAATTGATGCTATGACGAATTTAAAATCAATTGTTTTTGATATTGAATAA
- a CDS encoding polysaccharide deacetylase family protein, giving the protein MKKLNTIIFAIISVIFIIFWGITVNNWQINNQVKAIIKSEKKHTERYLSIKSVKSLENGDKTFHYFSPLANSDHFYQDNLPMSVYQKATNDKEDVFIEPIIEETPLKNVKTVTIHEVRYKHGLFQVNKASDQVVSRYHVNEAFEHVRLSQLFKEKEETVNQKLKDLSHGKWNHEHLDAMTEKKHILTDQFDIASNQLLLDDKISLPLSDLFDIVNPDLLEGDVKVAYDDYQKKKEEERQRDKKIVALTFDDGPNPVTTPQVLSILDKYHAKGTFFMLGSKISGNEDLVKKVKEAGHEIGNHSWDHPNLTKLSPDQVSFQIKNTNMAIEKVTGKAPIFFRPPYGATNANVQSIAALTQVLWTVDTRDWENHNTEAILANIKAQLRPGGIILMHDVHQTTVNALPTVLDYLKSQDYKFVTVSQVLGHS; this is encoded by the coding sequence ATGAAGAAATTAAATACTATCATTTTTGCCATTATCTCGGTTATCTTTATTATTTTTTGGGGGATAACGGTTAATAATTGGCAAATAAACAATCAAGTTAAAGCAATTATCAAGTCTGAAAAAAAACATACTGAGCGCTATTTGAGCATCAAGTCTGTTAAGTCTCTCGAAAATGGTGATAAGACCTTTCATTATTTTTCACCTTTAGCAAATAGTGATCACTTTTATCAGGATAATTTACCCATGTCTGTCTATCAGAAGGCTACAAACGATAAAGAAGACGTTTTTATTGAGCCTATTATTGAAGAGACCCCTCTAAAAAATGTTAAGACTGTAACAATACATGAGGTAAGGTATAAACATGGTTTATTTCAAGTAAATAAAGCATCGGATCAAGTTGTTAGTCGTTATCATGTTAATGAGGCATTTGAGCATGTGAGATTATCACAACTTTTTAAAGAAAAAGAAGAAACAGTTAATCAAAAGTTGAAAGACTTAAGTCATGGCAAGTGGAATCATGAGCATTTAGATGCTATGACAGAAAAGAAACATATTCTAACGGATCAATTTGATATTGCATCAAATCAATTGTTATTGGATGATAAAATTAGTCTACCTTTAAGTGATCTATTTGATATTGTCAATCCAGACTTGCTTGAGGGTGATGTAAAAGTTGCCTATGATGATTATCAAAAGAAAAAAGAGGAAGAACGTCAAAGGGATAAGAAAATTGTAGCTCTTACTTTTGATGATGGTCCAAACCCTGTGACAACTCCACAAGTATTGTCTATTTTGGACAAGTATCATGCTAAGGGAACATTCTTTATGTTAGGGTCTAAAATTTCTGGAAATGAGGATTTGGTCAAAAAAGTCAAGGAAGCGGGTCATGAAATTGGCAATCACTCTTGGGACCATCCTAATTTGACCAAATTAAGTCCGGATCAGGTTTCTTTTCAAATCAAAAATACCAATATGGCCATTGAAAAAGTTACTGGAAAGGCTCCTATTTTCTTTAGACCACCATATGGGGCTACAAATGCAAATGTTCAATCAATTGCAGCTTTAACACAAGTTCTGTGGACTGTAGATACTAGAGACTGGGAAAACCACAATACAGAGGCTATCTTAGCTAATATTAAGGCGCAGTTGCGGCCTGGAGGCATTATTTTGATGCATGATGTTCATCAGACCACTGTTAATGCTTTACCAACCGTCTTGGATTATTTGAAAAGTCAGGATTACAAGTTTGTAACTGTTTCTCAAGTATTAGGACACTCCTAA
- a CDS encoding DEAD/DEAH box helicase, whose product MITEFPKVWQDKLQEKAITELTAIQKEVFSPISEGNNVLGISPTGTGKTLAYLLPSLLKITSKTSQQLLILAPNTELAGQLFEVTKEWAQLLGIEAQLFISGTSQKRQIERLKKGPQVLIGTPGRVFELIKHKKIKMMNVDTIILDEYDELLSDSQYHFVNNISHHVPRNHQMIYMSATNKVDPNTLEEDTITIDLSNQELSGIEHYYISVDKRERIDLLRKFSNIPDFRALVFFNSLSDLGASEDKLSFNGSSTVSLASDVNVKFRKTILERFKNNDISLLLGTDLVARGIDIDNLQYVINFEVARDKENYTHRAGRTGRMGKKGAVITFITHPEDLKKLKKFAKVTELILRNQKLIVTKS is encoded by the coding sequence ATGATCACAGAATTTCCAAAAGTTTGGCAAGATAAACTACAAGAAAAAGCCATTACAGAATTAACCGCAATCCAAAAAGAGGTTTTTTCACCTATTTCAGAAGGTAACAATGTCCTTGGGATTAGTCCAACTGGAACTGGTAAAACACTGGCCTACCTTTTGCCAAGTCTACTTAAGATTACAAGTAAAACATCTCAACAACTCCTCATCTTAGCCCCAAATACTGAACTTGCAGGACAATTGTTTGAAGTGACCAAAGAATGGGCTCAACTTTTAGGCATAGAAGCACAACTTTTTATTTCAGGGACCAGTCAAAAACGACAAATTGAGCGTCTAAAAAAAGGGCCCCAAGTCCTAATTGGAACTCCTGGGCGTGTTTTCGAATTGATTAAACATAAAAAAATCAAGATGATGAATGTAGACACTATTATTTTAGATGAATACGATGAATTACTCAGCGATTCTCAATACCATTTTGTCAATAACATTAGTCATCATGTCCCTAGAAATCACCAAATGATTTACATGAGCGCTACCAATAAAGTTGACCCGAACACTCTCGAAGAAGACACCATAACCATTGATTTGTCTAATCAAGAATTATCAGGAATTGAACACTACTACATTTCTGTTGATAAACGAGAACGCATTGATTTACTTCGTAAGTTTTCAAATATTCCTGATTTTAGAGCACTTGTTTTTTTCAACAGCTTGTCTGATTTAGGTGCAAGTGAGGATAAATTAAGCTTCAATGGCAGCTCTACTGTCTCGCTAGCAAGTGATGTTAATGTTAAATTCCGTAAAACCATATTAGAACGGTTTAAAAACAATGACATCTCATTGCTTCTTGGAACTGACTTAGTCGCCCGAGGGATTGATATCGATAATTTACAATATGTCATTAATTTTGAAGTCGCTAGAGACAAAGAAAACTACACTCACAGAGCTGGTCGTACTGGACGCATGGGGAAAAAAGGTGCTGTGATTACATTTATCACACACCCAGAAGACCTGAAAAAACTGAAAAAATTTGCTAAAGTCACAGAGCTTATCTTAAGAAATCAAAAATTGATTGTCACAAAGTCATAA
- the udk gene encoding uridine kinase, with protein sequence MRKKPIIIGVTGGSGGGKTSVSRAILDSFPNARIAMIQHDSYYRDQAHLSFEERIKTNYDHPLAFETDFMIEQLKELLAGRSVDIPIYDYTQHTRSDKTFRQDPQDVIIVEGILVLEDERLRNLMDIKLFVDTDDDIRIIRRIKRDMMERGRSLESIIDQYTSVVKPMYHQFIEPSKRYADIIVPEGVSNIVAIDLINTKIASILAET encoded by the coding sequence ATGCGTAAAAAACCGATTATTATTGGTGTTACAGGTGGTTCAGGTGGCGGTAAGACAAGTGTTTCGAGGGCGATTTTAGATAGCTTTCCAAATGCACGTATTGCAATGATTCAACACGACTCTTACTATCGTGATCAAGCACATTTGAGTTTTGAAGAGAGGATTAAAACCAATTATGATCATCCTCTGGCATTTGAAACTGATTTTATGATTGAGCAACTAAAAGAATTGCTAGCGGGACGCTCAGTTGATATTCCAATATATGACTATACGCAGCATACTCGAAGTGATAAAACATTTCGTCAGGACCCCCAAGATGTTATCATCGTTGAAGGTATTTTGGTTCTTGAAGATGAAAGACTTCGTAACTTGATGGATATTAAATTGTTTGTGGATACTGATGATGATATTCGTATTATTCGCAGGATTAAACGAGACATGATGGAGCGCGGGCGCAGTTTAGAGAGTATTATCGATCAGTACACTTCAGTTGTTAAACCCATGTACCATCAATTTATTGAGCCAAGTAAACGCTATGCTGATATCATTGTTCCAGAAGGTGTTAGCAATATCGTAGCGATTGATTTGATTAACACTAAAATTGCAAGTATTTTAGCAGAAACTTAA
- a CDS encoding DUF1294 domain-containing protein, whose amino-acid sequence MFLDVLSVLLIWNLMVFALYGLDKRKAVTNQWRISEKTLLWSSFLFGGLGALLGGKYFHHKTQKWYFQVVWYLGVVVLMATLYALVVFNHFN is encoded by the coding sequence ATGTTTTTAGATGTTTTGAGTGTTCTCTTGATTTGGAACCTTATGGTATTTGCCTTATATGGGCTTGATAAAAGAAAGGCTGTTACTAATCAATGGCGTATTTCTGAAAAAACTTTGCTTTGGTCATCTTTTCTTTTTGGTGGGCTTGGTGCCCTTTTAGGTGGAAAATACTTTCATCACAAGACTCAAAAATGGTATTTTCAAGTGGTATGGTATTTAGGAGTAGTGGTGCTGATGGCAACACTATATGCTTTAGTCGTTTTTAATCATTTCAACTAA
- a CDS encoding GAF domain-containing protein, whose amino-acid sequence MNMTRKEENYQLMLAQAQALFMNESNALANLSNASALLLNALPDSVFAGFYLFDGKELILGPFQGSVSCVHIALGKGVCGQVAETEETLIVANVKEHDNYISCDSRAMSEIVVPMVKDGQLIGVLDLDSPHVGDYDATDQEYLEKFVAILLEKTRFNFDMFGVEN is encoded by the coding sequence ATGAATATGACTAGAAAAGAAGAAAATTATCAACTCATGTTAGCTCAAGCTCAAGCTTTGTTTATGAATGAATCTAATGCTTTAGCTAATTTATCCAATGCAAGTGCTTTATTACTAAATGCTTTACCTGATTCTGTATTTGCAGGTTTTTATTTATTTGATGGCAAAGAGTTAATTTTAGGGCCTTTTCAGGGCTCTGTTTCTTGCGTGCACATCGCACTTGGAAAAGGTGTGTGTGGTCAAGTAGCTGAGACAGAAGAAACCCTAATTGTTGCCAATGTTAAAGAACATGATAATTATATTTCTTGTGATTCAAGGGCTATGAGTGAAATTGTGGTCCCAATGGTTAAAGATGGGCAATTGATTGGTGTTCTTGATTTAGATTCTCCTCATGTTGGAGATTATGATGCTACAGATCAAGAGTATTTAGAAAAATTTGTTGCCATTTTACTGGAAAAAACACGTTTTAATTTTGACATGTTCGGAGTGGAAAACTAA
- the dnaX gene encoding DNA polymerase III subunit gamma/tau, with amino-acid sequence MYQALYRKYRSQTFDEMVGQTVISTTLKQAVESGKISHAYLFSGPRGTGKTSAAKIFAKAMNCPNQVAGEPCNHCDICKDITAGSLEDVIEIDAASNNGVDEIRDIRDKSTYAPSRATYKVYIIDEVHMLSTGAFNALLKTLEEPSENVVFILATTELHKIPATILSRVQRFEFKSIKQQAIKEHLAKILSEEAISYEEDALFLIAKRAEGGMRDALSILDQALSLSADNQVTLAVAEEITGSISIKALDDYVSQVIQKSPALALENLTVIFENGKSMSRFATDLLSYLRDLLLAKTGGESLYQSETFLANMVVSTQDIFEMISIVTKHIPEIKRGTHPRIYAEMMTIALADTKRGLTSESVSPDIANQIEALKAEVKFLKESFDGLNQGAVVKSSSPKMTRPSAVNYKVDRQKILTIMEETVRNSEQSRQYLDSLKSVWNEILDSISPQDRALLMGSEPVLANSENAILAFEAAFNAEQAMNRTDLNAMFGNIMSKAAGFSPNILAVPRADFNHIRGEFAKQMKSQAATSPVEEVVETVIPEGFDFLSQKINTIED; translated from the coding sequence ATGTATCAAGCCTTATATCGTAAGTACAGAAGCCAAACCTTTGATGAGATGGTTGGGCAAACTGTCATTTCAACAACTTTAAAACAGGCTGTTGAAAGTGGAAAAATTAGCCATGCTTATTTATTTTCTGGACCAAGAGGAACAGGAAAGACAAGTGCTGCTAAAATTTTTGCAAAGGCCATGAACTGTCCTAATCAAGTTGCAGGGGAGCCTTGTAATCATTGTGATATTTGTAAAGATATCACAGCTGGTAGTCTGGAAGATGTGATTGAAATTGACGCTGCATCTAATAATGGTGTTGATGAGATTCGAGATATTAGAGACAAGTCAACCTACGCTCCTAGTCGCGCAACTTATAAAGTTTATATCATTGATGAAGTGCATATGTTGTCAACTGGAGCTTTTAATGCTCTCTTAAAGACTCTTGAGGAACCATCAGAAAATGTGGTCTTTATTTTAGCGACAACGGAATTGCATAAAATCCCAGCAACCATTTTATCACGTGTCCAACGTTTTGAATTTAAGTCGATTAAACAGCAAGCAATCAAAGAACATTTGGCAAAAATTCTTTCTGAAGAAGCCATTAGCTATGAAGAAGATGCACTTTTCTTGATTGCTAAACGCGCTGAAGGTGGTATGCGAGATGCTTTGTCTATTTTGGACCAAGCCCTTAGTTTGTCTGCTGACAATCAAGTTACTCTAGCAGTAGCTGAGGAAATTACAGGTTCTATTAGTATTAAGGCGTTGGATGACTATGTGTCACAAGTAATCCAAAAATCACCAGCATTAGCTTTGGAAAATCTAACTGTGATTTTTGAAAATGGTAAAAGTATGAGCCGTTTTGCAACAGATCTTTTATCTTACTTAAGGGATTTATTACTTGCTAAAACAGGTGGTGAAAGCCTCTATCAATCAGAAACTTTTCTAGCTAATATGGTTGTTTCGACTCAGGATATTTTTGAAATGATTTCGATTGTGACCAAACATATTCCTGAAATTAAGCGAGGCACTCATCCTCGGATTTATGCTGAAATGATGACAATCGCTCTAGCTGATACAAAACGAGGTCTTACCTCTGAATCGGTTAGTCCTGATATCGCAAATCAGATTGAGGCTTTAAAAGCAGAAGTAAAATTCTTAAAAGAAAGTTTTGACGGGCTAAATCAAGGTGCAGTGGTTAAATCAAGTTCACCGAAAATGACTAGGCCAAGTGCTGTCAACTATAAGGTTGATCGCCAGAAAATTTTAACCATCATGGAAGAGACTGTTCGAAACAGCGAACAATCTCGCCAATACCTTGATTCACTTAAATCGGTTTGGAATGAAATTTTAGACAGTATTTCACCACAAGACAGGGCACTTTTGATGGGTTCTGAGCCGGTTTTGGCTAATAGCGAAAATGCTATTTTGGCATTTGAAGCTGCTTTTAATGCTGAGCAGGCGATGAATCGTACTGATTTAAATGCAATGTTTGGCAATATTATGAGTAAGGCGGCTGGTTTTAGCCCCAATATTTTAGCAGTACCAAGGGCTGATTTCAACCATATCAGAGGAGAGTTTGCTAAGCAGATGAAATCTCAAGCGGCTACTAGTCCGGTTGAAGAAGTGGTTGAAACTGTGATTCCAGAAGGATTTGACTTTTTAAGTCAAAAAATAAATACAATTGAGGATTAA
- a CDS encoding DUF3272 family protein, translating into MTIKQFFMTALIIAFETYFFNDSLLSGDYLFACFWGFLFFRDLRRARAIDKFSKSLLKAANATKKKD; encoded by the coding sequence ATGACAATTAAACAATTTTTTATGACGGCTCTCATCATAGCTTTTGAGACATATTTTTTCAATGATAGTTTGTTATCAGGGGACTATCTCTTTGCCTGTTTTTGGGGCTTCTTATTTTTCAGAGACTTACGTCGTGCGCGTGCCATTGATAAGTTTTCAAAGTCACTATTAAAAGCAGCTAATGCTACCAAGAAGAAAGACTAA
- the birA gene encoding bifunctional biotin--[acetyl-CoA-carboxylase] ligase/biotin operon repressor BirA, with amino-acid sequence MKTSERIYELLSQTSDYTSGESLAKTLNLSRTAIWKAVKSLENQGLEIESSKNKGYRILTGDLLLPQQLSQKLKLPVSYKEETQSTQLDAKHGIEANLSCPHLYLANHQSHGKGRLSRSFYSPSGSGIYMSMHLRPNLPYSQMEPYTMILASCVVKAISRLTGIETDIKWVNDIYFENHKIAGILTEAVTSVETGLITDLIIGVGINFNNTNFPNELKNKAGSLFKSHPTITRNQLIEEIWTLFFTIPSHEHIKIYKEKSLVLNKQVTYYKNEKLVEGKAIAITDQGYLIVEHPDGQVETLPSGEVSLSSW; translated from the coding sequence ATGAAAACATCTGAACGTATTTATGAATTATTATCGCAAACAAGTGATTACACTAGTGGTGAGTCCCTTGCAAAGACCCTAAACCTTAGCCGAACAGCTATTTGGAAGGCTGTGAAATCATTAGAAAATCAGGGGCTAGAAATAGAATCAAGCAAAAATAAAGGTTATCGCATTTTGACTGGTGATTTACTTTTACCTCAACAGCTAAGCCAAAAGCTTAAACTACCTGTTAGTTACAAAGAAGAGACCCAATCAACACAACTAGATGCTAAGCATGGCATCGAAGCTAATCTTTCTTGCCCACACCTTTATTTAGCCAATCATCAATCTCATGGCAAGGGACGCCTTAGTCGCAGTTTTTACTCCCCTTCAGGTTCTGGAATCTATATGTCAATGCATTTAAGACCTAACTTACCTTATAGTCAAATGGAACCATACACAATGATTTTAGCTTCTTGTGTGGTTAAAGCCATTTCAAGATTGACAGGAATTGAGACAGACATCAAATGGGTTAATGATATCTATTTTGAAAATCACAAAATAGCCGGTATTTTAACTGAAGCTGTTACATCAGTCGAAACTGGATTAATCACAGATCTCATTATTGGTGTAGGCATCAACTTTAATAATACAAACTTTCCAAACGAGCTTAAAAACAAAGCAGGATCACTCTTTAAGAGTCATCCCACCATTACAAGAAATCAATTAATTGAAGAAATTTGGACATTATTTTTCACAATTCCAAGTCATGAACACATCAAAATTTACAAAGAAAAATCACTTGTTTTAAACAAACAAGTGACCTATTACAAAAATGAAAAGCTTGTTGAAGGAAAAGCCATTGCCATTACAGACCAAGGCTACCTTATTGTTGAACATCCTGATGGCCAGGTAGAAACCTTACCAAGTGGTGAAGTTAGTCTTTCTTCTTGGTAG